The following coding sequences lie in one Maribacter forsetii DSM 18668 genomic window:
- a CDS encoding DUF6882 domain-containing protein, with translation MGLKEKRIIKAFENDLYPALEADIYAAAGHNIAIEIQWDTLQEDRFSHLYNDTFPKIYFLPLIEAFKAICVDDMGVDLLKAGLKKVTIINENDHHNEEHAITFEDGLLKIDHSPVINADKVEDRTARIVALLEDKLETFAENGNSSTSTASAESTENETTASTQEKTIDINEMYNRSFVTSIEKQEIFKEMVAGLDWSCDMAEGKLTFGEDKVFDIQIFGTYSENEKSWLWAWANTQSGISETFLQTSLAVKAFGKALNISDFTTPKFAVESDPGAFFATIATASIGESCYVPLAFKGVIVYVTIKSEEADSKAKNTADSICSHISKVTSEYTFPHKFSLYFYLTAKGYDVELPGNNLVAKKGDDQILGIFDLKGTLMKISNTNLLTQA, from the coding sequence ATGGGACTTAAAGAAAAAAGAATAATTAAAGCATTTGAGAACGATTTATACCCAGCATTAGAAGCTGATATCTATGCAGCTGCAGGACATAATATAGCCATAGAAATTCAATGGGATACATTACAAGAAGATCGCTTTTCTCACCTGTATAATGATACATTTCCAAAAATATATTTTCTACCATTAATAGAAGCCTTTAAAGCAATTTGTGTAGATGATATGGGTGTTGATCTATTAAAAGCTGGATTAAAAAAAGTAACCATCATCAATGAAAATGATCATCATAATGAAGAGCACGCTATTACTTTTGAAGATGGTTTGCTAAAAATTGATCATAGTCCGGTAATTAATGCGGATAAAGTTGAGGACAGAACAGCTAGAATTGTTGCTTTATTGGAGGATAAGCTAGAGACTTTTGCTGAAAACGGAAATTCAAGTACTAGTACAGCATCTGCCGAGAGTACAGAAAATGAAACCACTGCAAGTACTCAAGAGAAAACAATAGATATTAATGAAATGTACAACCGATCTTTTGTTACCTCTATAGAGAAACAAGAAATTTTTAAGGAAATGGTAGCAGGGTTGGACTGGAGCTGTGATATGGCTGAAGGTAAACTGACTTTTGGAGAAGATAAAGTCTTTGATATTCAAATATTTGGTACGTATTCAGAGAATGAAAAAAGTTGGTTGTGGGCATGGGCAAATACCCAAAGTGGAATATCTGAAACATTTTTACAGACCTCGTTAGCAGTAAAAGCATTTGGTAAAGCATTGAATATAAGTGATTTTACTACACCTAAGTTTGCAGTAGAAAGTGATCCGGGTGCCTTTTTTGCTACCATTGCAACTGCATCTATAGGGGAAAGTTGTTACGTACCCTTAGCTTTTAAAGGTGTAATAGTATATGTAACCATTAAATCTGAAGAAGCAGATAGTAAAGCTAAAAATACAGCTGACTCAATTTGTTCTCATATTTCAAAAGTAACATCAGAATATACTTTTCCTCATAAGTTTAGTCTTTACTTTTATCTAACGGCCAAAGGCTATGATGTAGAGTTACCAGGTAATAATCTTGTAGCGAAAAAAGGAGATGATCAAATTTTAGGAATATTTGATTTAAAAGGAACATTAATGAAAATTTCTAATACAAATCTATTAACTCAAGCATAA
- a CDS encoding tetratricopeptide repeat-containing sensor histidine kinase — MTAIYMSLRRLGCYAFIILSLFACTKADTIRPSIENSLIAIDSLIQKQPEQSILKLDSLLQNTTQLTTLERAMLLFNKGEALYLNDKYQEALTTHLKCNDLFVDLNDTYNEGRSLITLSGATLHMGDVETSQMYALKALSLAQLINDKRIEGKAYNQLFKLHFQLKDYDKALNYIIATDSLFSKGTDTTSIIAIKGNKASVYLKLKDYNKALTSFSEAMALSQTQRDPKTIVSILNNIGYTYIEAGEYTNAEKFLRGSVTLNKNIRAINAAPYKGLGNLFLLKTENDSAKVNYKKALKVYIANHNRKEEIEVRDKLIAIAIMSDDYTTALNHQMIRDSLQLTVSNLEKDRLLNFANVNYEVKQKETEINHQKEINSRNQLLLVSAIMLFVFVLIATGFYIYNTKLKAANKASRLEQSLLRVQMNPHFIFNTLAAIQNITLEGNPIKSSNYIARFSKLIRQNFDYVRKESIPLDKEISMIKNYIETQQLRFNNVFSYKIEIEEQLDVKVIHVPPMLLQPFVENAIEYGLKEKKDGGKLLLKIEKNPKGLLFVIIDNGLGRSAKAKKEKLTEELHATTIFLERLKMRNKGEEKSFMIEDLFDENNTPTGTKVYFKLKFQ; from the coding sequence ATGACTGCAATATACATGAGCCTAAGACGATTAGGTTGTTATGCTTTTATAATACTGTCACTTTTTGCTTGTACCAAAGCAGATACAATACGCCCTAGCATAGAAAATAGCTTAATAGCTATTGATAGTTTAATTCAAAAACAACCTGAACAATCAATCTTAAAACTAGATAGTTTATTACAAAATACTACGCAATTAACAACCTTAGAAAGAGCCATGTTGTTATTCAATAAAGGGGAAGCATTATACCTTAACGATAAATATCAAGAAGCCTTAACCACACATTTAAAGTGTAATGATTTATTTGTTGATTTAAATGATACGTACAATGAGGGTAGAAGTTTAATTACCCTAAGTGGAGCTACTTTACACATGGGTGATGTTGAAACATCTCAAATGTATGCCTTAAAAGCACTGAGTTTGGCGCAATTAATTAATGACAAACGAATAGAGGGCAAAGCTTATAATCAACTTTTTAAACTTCATTTTCAACTTAAGGATTATGATAAGGCCTTAAACTATATAATTGCTACCGATAGTTTATTCTCTAAAGGTACAGACACCACTTCTATAATAGCAATTAAGGGAAACAAGGCTAGTGTTTATCTTAAACTAAAAGATTACAACAAAGCTTTGACCAGTTTTTCTGAAGCCATGGCCTTAAGTCAAACTCAGAGAGACCCAAAGACTATAGTAAGTATTTTAAATAATATTGGCTATACCTATATTGAAGCTGGTGAATACACAAATGCCGAGAAATTTCTAAGAGGTTCTGTTACTTTAAATAAAAACATAAGAGCTATTAATGCAGCGCCATATAAAGGTCTAGGGAATTTATTTTTATTAAAAACCGAAAATGATTCGGCAAAAGTAAATTATAAAAAGGCCTTAAAAGTATACATCGCTAACCACAATAGAAAAGAGGAGATAGAGGTGAGAGATAAACTAATTGCTATAGCTATTATGTCTGACGATTATACAACGGCATTAAATCACCAAATGATTAGAGATAGTTTACAGTTGACCGTTAGCAATCTAGAAAAAGATAGGCTTTTGAACTTTGCTAATGTTAACTATGAGGTGAAACAGAAAGAGACCGAAATAAACCATCAAAAAGAGATCAATAGTCGAAATCAGTTGCTTTTAGTTAGTGCTATTATGTTGTTTGTTTTCGTATTGATCGCTACTGGTTTTTATATATACAATACCAAATTAAAAGCTGCTAATAAGGCTTCTAGATTAGAGCAGAGTCTTTTGCGTGTACAAATGAATCCGCATTTTATATTTAACACCTTAGCGGCCATTCAGAATATTACATTAGAAGGTAATCCTATAAAATCATCTAATTATATTGCTAGGTTCTCTAAGTTGATAAGACAAAATTTCGATTATGTAAGAAAAGAATCAATACCCTTGGATAAAGAAATTTCTATGATTAAAAACTACATAGAAACCCAACAATTGCGCTTTAATAATGTGTTTAGCTATAAAATTGAAATAGAAGAACAATTAGACGTAAAAGTTATTCATGTGCCACCAATGTTACTACAGCCATTTGTGGAGAATGCTATAGAATATGGTTTGAAAGAGAAGAAAGATGGTGGCAAACTTTTGTTGAAAATTGAAAAGAACCCAAAGGGTTTATTGTTTGTAATTATTGATAATGGTTTAGGTAGATCGGCAAAAGCAAAGAAAGAAAAGTTAACTGAAGAGTTACACGCAACAACTATATTCTTGGAGCGTTTAAAAATGAGGAATAAGGGTGAAGAGAAGTCTTTTATGATAGAGGACTTATTCGACGAAAACAATACTCCTACAGGTACTAAAGTATATTTTAAATTGAAATTTCAATGA
- a CDS encoding RidA family protein yields the protein MNKIETRLTELGIQLPEVSKPVANYIPAKRTGNLIYVAGQIPVENGIIKKGKLGEDLNLEESKYATKLCAIGCLAAIKTICSLDKVTSIVAMHGLVNSTSENTEQADAMNGASDFVVDVFGEIGKHTRTAVGVSVPHNIAASVYMVAEIKE from the coding sequence ATGAATAAAATTGAAACAAGATTAACTGAATTAGGAATTCAATTACCAGAGGTTTCAAAACCTGTTGCGAATTATATTCCTGCTAAAAGGACTGGGAATCTGATTTATGTAGCAGGTCAAATTCCAGTGGAAAACGGAATCATAAAAAAAGGAAAACTTGGAGAGGATTTGAATTTAGAAGAAAGTAAATATGCGACTAAACTATGTGCAATAGGTTGTTTAGCTGCAATTAAAACCATATGCTCACTTGACAAAGTAACTAGTATTGTTGCAATGCACGGATTAGTGAATTCTACTTCGGAAAATACTGAACAAGCTGATGCTATGAATGGCGCTTCTGATTTTGTTGTTGACGTATTCGGAGAAATCGGAAAACATACTCGAACAGCAGTTGGAGTTAGTGTACCTCACAATATTGCAGCTTCAGTTTATATGGTAGCCGAAATTAAAGAATAA
- a CDS encoding endonuclease V encodes MIIAFDTYYYDNKAKTIGVGFNKWEDDKPIEIYSEIIEGIAEYEPGSFYKREMPCILSLLQKINLIEVELIIVDGYVILDDNGKYGLGGHLYEKLSEKIPIIGVAKSGYNSNKLNSKALLRGESKKPLYVSVIGIELDLAYEYIKSMHGNYRIPTLLQIMDTKTKEKVGNRVDGSAPN; translated from the coding sequence ATGATTATTGCTTTTGATACTTATTACTACGATAATAAAGCAAAAACTATTGGTGTTGGCTTTAATAAATGGGAAGATGATAAGCCTATTGAGATTTATAGTGAAATAATTGAAGGAATAGCGGAATATGAACCAGGTTCATTCTATAAAAGAGAAATGCCATGTATCTTAAGTTTGTTGCAAAAAATCAACTTAATTGAGGTTGAATTAATTATTGTTGATGGCTATGTTATACTAGACGATAATGGGAAATATGGTTTAGGGGGACATTTGTATGAAAAGTTAAGTGAAAAAATTCCGATTATTGGAGTAGCAAAATCAGGTTATAACTCAAATAAGCTAAATTCTAAAGCACTTTTGAGAGGAGAAAGTAAAAAACCTCTTTATGTATCAGTAATTGGGATTGAACTAGATTTAGCCTATGAATATATAAAATCAATGCATGGTAATTACAGAATACCTACTTTGCTCCAAATAATGGATACAAAAACAAAAGAAAAAGTGGGTAATCGAGTAGACGGCTCCGCCCCTAATTAG
- a CDS encoding IS110 family RNA-guided transposase has protein sequence MEKRLKQSLGIDVSKLNLSLSLGSLNENLVKEFESHPDVSNDIMGYKVLLKWLKASVDLDVELLVVMEATGVYHQGIAHFLYEQGYSVCVMQSGRVKRYAQSLDQRSKTDALDSRMLSMLGLERNIRLWHPPSEELQELKGLSRERSSLLNDRTMETNRQGAIASSVHNNARALKRHKIRLKLLNTQIAAVEEDMQLLISKNEVLKRKLDYLTSIPGISFISAATVIGETLGFESIVNAKQLASYAGYDVVLRESGNFKGKTRISKKGNSHIRAVLHMPSMTCVRCNPTLKQFYNRLKPNKAKPLVALVAVQRKLLILMYTLWKNEENYDAGYEIKKQQKHEALAARDNSLINQPVS, from the coding sequence ATGGAAAAGCGTTTAAAACAGAGTCTGGGCATCGATGTTTCAAAATTGAACTTATCATTATCACTAGGTTCCCTAAATGAAAATTTAGTTAAAGAATTTGAGTCCCATCCCGATGTATCCAATGATATAATGGGTTATAAGGTACTCTTGAAATGGCTGAAGGCATCTGTCGATCTCGATGTGGAATTGTTGGTGGTGATGGAAGCCACGGGCGTTTACCATCAAGGTATTGCGCATTTTCTGTACGAGCAGGGCTATAGCGTTTGTGTAATGCAATCGGGTCGTGTAAAGCGCTATGCGCAGAGTTTGGACCAACGTTCCAAAACGGATGCACTCGACAGTAGAATGCTAAGTATGTTAGGTCTGGAAAGGAACATTCGACTATGGCACCCGCCCAGTGAGGAATTGCAGGAGCTAAAAGGACTGAGCAGGGAACGTAGTTCATTGTTGAACGATAGAACGATGGAGACCAATCGACAAGGAGCTATCGCATCGAGCGTACATAACAATGCGAGGGCATTGAAAAGGCACAAGATCAGATTAAAGCTTCTGAATACCCAGATAGCGGCGGTCGAAGAAGATATGCAACTTCTGATCTCTAAAAATGAAGTATTGAAAAGGAAGCTCGATTATTTAACAAGCATCCCAGGTATATCCTTTATATCTGCGGCTACGGTAATCGGAGAAACGTTAGGCTTCGAATCTATAGTCAATGCCAAGCAGTTGGCGAGCTATGCCGGTTATGATGTAGTATTACGGGAATCGGGAAACTTCAAGGGAAAGACCCGGATCAGTAAAAAAGGGAACAGCCATATAAGGGCGGTACTGCACATGCCCTCGATGACCTGTGTACGCTGTAACCCGACATTGAAACAGTTCTATAATAGACTAAAGCCGAACAAGGCAAAGCCGTTGGTGGCACTTGTAGCGGTGCAGAGAAAACTATTGATATTGATGTATACCTTATGGAAGAACGAAGAAAACTATGATGCGGGATATGAAATAAAAAAGCAGCAAAAGCATGAAGCTCTTGCTGCGCGGGATAACAGTTTGATAAATCAACCTGTTTCCTAA
- a CDS encoding alpha-ketoglutarate-dependent dioxygenase AlkB, protein MDENEFIKITLSFEHNLFHELSNSVDFENVGKGRLGNHLVKTSDDGIPIVRTTTQYNIPAHDFSSIHNIIANRINDKLDKLPSINFNNALIEIYDSSYTKMKYHSDQCLDLADNSYIGLFSCYENQSELTEQSIRKLKVKDKTTDEEFEVSLTHNSFILFSLSANSKFFHKIILEQVPKQKPLKSENKWLGITFRESKTLIKFKDNLPYFTNGELLELANDEQKKVYFRLRGEENRSIDFIYPKINFTLSKADTIIPKKEGQI, encoded by the coding sequence ATGGATGAAAATGAATTTATAAAAATAACGCTGTCGTTTGAACATAATCTCTTTCATGAATTATCCAATAGTGTTGATTTTGAAAATGTTGGAAAAGGAAGACTTGGAAATCATCTAGTAAAAACTAGTGATGATGGTATTCCTATAGTTAGAACAACAACTCAATATAATATTCCAGCACATGATTTCTCTTCAATACATAATATAATTGCAAATCGTATAAATGATAAACTGGACAAGTTACCTTCTATTAATTTCAATAACGCCTTAATAGAAATTTATGATTCGAGTTATACTAAAATGAAATACCACTCTGACCAATGTTTAGACCTAGCCGACAACTCATATATAGGTCTTTTTTCTTGCTATGAAAACCAAAGTGAATTAACGGAACAAAGTATTAGAAAATTAAAAGTTAAAGACAAAACGACTGATGAAGAGTTTGAAGTTTCATTAACACATAATTCCTTTATTTTATTTTCACTATCCGCTAATTCAAAGTTTTTTCATAAAATTATCTTAGAGCAAGTCCCCAAACAAAAACCTTTAAAGTCTGAAAACAAATGGCTTGGTATAACTTTTAGAGAATCTAAAACATTAATTAAATTTAAAGACAACCTCCCCTATTTCACTAATGGTGAATTATTAGAGTTAGCGAATGATGAACAAAAAAAAGTATATTTTAGATTAAGAGGAGAAGAAAACAGAAGTATAGATTTTATTTACCCTAAGATAAATTTCACTCTAAGTAAAGCAGATACAATTATTCCAAAAAAAGAAGGACAAATATGA
- a CDS encoding ABC-F family ATP-binding cassette domain-containing protein: protein MISVDNLAVEFSGTTLFSDVSFVINPTDKIALMGKNGAGKSTMMKIIAGEQKGTRGNVRVPKDAVIAYLPQHLLTEDNCTVFEEAAKAFKHVFSMRDEMDKLNKELETRTDYESDAYMSIIEKVSDLGEKYYALDEVNYDAEVEKALKGLGFKQEDFTRQTNEFSGGWRMRIELAKILLQKPDLILLDEPTNHIDIESVIWLEDFLLNKANAVMVISHDRAFIDNITNRTIEVTMGRIYDYKANYSHYLQLREDRRSHQIKAYQEQQKFIADNMAFIERFKGTYSKTNQVTSRERMLEKLEIIEIDEIDTSSLKLRFPPAPRSGDYPVTVKDVSKSYDDHIVFKDANMSIARGEKVSFVGRNGEGKSTMIKAILGEIPVEGTCHLGHNVKVGYFAQNQASLLDPDLTIFQTVDEVAFGDIRNQIKNILGRFMFSGDDIDKKVSMLSGGEKTRLAMVKLLLEPVNLLILDEPTNHLDLKSKDVLKEALSTYDGTLILVSHDRDFLQGLSQKVFEFKEQRVIEHFETIDAFLERNRIKSIAEINLMK, encoded by the coding sequence ATGATTTCAGTAGATAACCTAGCCGTAGAATTCAGTGGCACTACCCTATTCAGTGACGTTTCCTTTGTCATAAACCCTACCGATAAAATTGCTCTAATGGGTAAAAACGGAGCCGGTAAGTCTACCATGATGAAGATTATTGCAGGTGAACAGAAGGGCACACGTGGTAATGTTCGCGTACCAAAAGATGCTGTTATCGCCTATTTACCACAACATCTACTTACAGAAGACAATTGTACCGTTTTTGAGGAAGCTGCTAAAGCATTTAAGCATGTTTTCAGTATGCGCGATGAAATGGACAAGCTTAATAAAGAACTAGAGACCAGAACAGATTACGAAAGTGATGCCTATATGAGCATTATTGAGAAGGTTTCTGATCTAGGCGAAAAATACTATGCTTTAGACGAAGTCAATTACGATGCAGAAGTAGAAAAAGCGTTAAAGGGATTAGGATTTAAACAAGAAGATTTCACTAGACAAACCAATGAGTTTAGTGGTGGTTGGCGTATGCGTATAGAATTGGCTAAAATTCTATTGCAAAAGCCGGATCTTATTCTCTTAGATGAGCCTACTAATCATATAGATATAGAATCTGTAATTTGGCTAGAAGATTTTTTATTAAATAAAGCCAATGCTGTTATGGTGATTTCTCACGATAGGGCTTTTATCGACAACATTACCAACCGTACCATTGAAGTAACCATGGGGCGGATTTACGATTATAAAGCAAACTATTCTCACTATTTACAATTACGGGAAGACCGTAGATCGCATCAAATAAAAGCTTACCAAGAACAACAAAAGTTCATTGCCGATAACATGGCTTTCATAGAGCGATTTAAAGGCACATACTCCAAAACCAATCAAGTGACTTCTAGGGAACGTATGCTTGAAAAGTTAGAGATAATTGAAATTGATGAAATAGATACTTCGTCATTAAAACTTCGCTTCCCTCCCGCTCCACGTTCGGGAGATTATCCTGTTACTGTAAAAGATGTTTCAAAATCTTATGATGACCATATTGTTTTTAAAGATGCCAATATGTCTATTGCGAGAGGTGAAAAAGTATCTTTTGTGGGTAGAAACGGTGAGGGTAAATCTACAATGATAAAAGCCATATTGGGTGAAATTCCTGTAGAGGGAACATGTCACTTAGGTCATAATGTGAAAGTAGGCTACTTTGCCCAGAATCAAGCCTCACTGTTGGACCCGGACTTAACCATTTTTCAAACGGTTGATGAAGTTGCCTTTGGGGATATTCGAAATCAGATTAAAAATATTTTAGGTCGCTTTATGTTTAGTGGTGACGATATTGATAAAAAAGTAAGTATGCTTTCTGGTGGAGAAAAAACCCGATTAGCGATGGTGAAATTATTATTAGAGCCGGTTAACCTTTTAATATTAGATGAGCCTACCAACCACTTAGATTTGAAATCTAAAGACGTATTAAAAGAAGCATTATCCACCTATGATGGTACACTTATTCTTGTATCTCACGATCGAGATTTTCTACAAGGCTTATCGCAAAAGGTATTTGAATTTAAAGAGCAACGCGTTATAGAGCATTTTGAAACTATTGATGCTTTCTTAGAGCGAAATAGAATAAAAAGCATTGCCGAAATCAATTTGATGAAGTAA
- a CDS encoding lmo0937 family membrane protein has product MKKIIYFLVAALVISWVLGFVVFKVMGALIHLLLLLAVVLLIYNWLSNKTST; this is encoded by the coding sequence ATGAAAAAAATCATATATTTTTTAGTTGCAGCATTGGTCATAAGTTGGGTATTAGGCTTTGTCGTATTCAAAGTTATGGGTGCACTTATTCATTTACTATTGTTACTAGCCGTAGTATTATTAATATATAATTGGTTAAGCAACAAGACAAGTACTTAA
- a CDS encoding LytR/AlgR family response regulator transcription factor, protein MIKAVIIEDEFNALNTLDKLITFTQKDINVIAKIDNVEEAISFLKDNTPDLVFLDIELIGGNAFQILESLKSIAFKIIFTTAYDEFAIKAIKFDTIDYLLKPIDSDELSVCIERFRVGFKKEQVYKNAVEKVSEFDEKEIQKTLLIKTADAQYFLQITDIVRCQSDGAYTTFHTTDKKIMSARNLKYYENILSEHTFVRVHQSHLVNIKYIKTVNVNNTVRLTNDETIPVATRKKSYLKQILNTL, encoded by the coding sequence ATGATAAAGGCAGTAATAATAGAAGATGAGTTTAATGCTCTTAATACTTTAGATAAACTCATTACATTCACTCAAAAAGATATTAATGTTATTGCCAAAATAGATAATGTTGAGGAGGCTATTTCATTTTTAAAAGATAATACACCGGATCTTGTTTTTTTGGATATTGAGCTTATTGGTGGTAATGCTTTTCAAATATTAGAATCTTTAAAAAGTATTGCTTTCAAAATAATTTTTACCACCGCTTATGACGAATTTGCGATTAAGGCCATAAAATTTGATACAATAGATTACTTATTAAAGCCCATAGATTCTGATGAATTGTCAGTATGCATTGAAAGGTTTAGAGTAGGTTTCAAAAAAGAACAGGTTTATAAAAATGCAGTTGAGAAAGTTTCTGAATTTGATGAAAAAGAAATCCAAAAAACCTTATTGATAAAAACTGCAGATGCACAATATTTTCTTCAAATAACTGATATTGTACGTTGCCAAAGCGATGGTGCGTATACCACCTTTCATACTACAGATAAGAAGATTATGAGCGCACGTAATCTAAAGTACTACGAGAATATATTAAGTGAGCATACTTTTGTTAGGGTACATCAATCTCATTTAGTGAACATAAAGTACATAAAGACAGTTAATGTTAATAATACTGTTCGCCTAACCAATGATGAAACCATACCGGTTGCTACACGTAAAAAATCATACTTAAAACAGATTTTAAATACGCTTTAA
- a CDS encoding DJ-1/PfpI family protein, producing the protein MIRKLGIITLIFATILTSCNTDKSKSKVENPEFTKTEQQTDTLTKHLKPFNPELPTIGLLMYNGVLQSEVIATSDVFAKPTEDGKQLFNVISIAETESQITTEEGMHFVPDYTFENCPKLTALFVPSAYDMYAQVHNEKIVNFIREKNKETEYVVSNCAGAQLIGKSGIADGHKIVTWIGGGKDLQKEFPNLKVQDDSLVTFVEDGKFSSSNGNLASYISALNLVEKMTSLEHRKFVESYLYLDRLQNWNE; encoded by the coding sequence ATGATAAGAAAATTAGGAATTATAACATTAATTTTTGCGACTATTTTGACAAGTTGTAATACGGATAAATCGAAATCTAAAGTTGAAAATCCAGAGTTCACGAAAACCGAACAACAAACTGATACGCTGACAAAACACCTAAAACCTTTTAATCCCGAATTGCCAACAATCGGACTTTTGATGTATAACGGAGTTTTACAAAGCGAAGTAATTGCGACCTCTGATGTTTTCGCAAAACCGACCGAAGATGGAAAACAGCTATTTAACGTTATTTCAATTGCTGAAACTGAAAGTCAAATAACAACCGAAGAAGGAATGCATTTCGTGCCTGACTATACGTTTGAGAATTGTCCGAAACTTACTGCTTTATTTGTTCCAAGTGCTTATGATATGTACGCACAAGTTCACAACGAAAAAATCGTGAATTTCATAAGAGAGAAAAATAAAGAAACTGAATATGTTGTGAGCAATTGTGCAGGAGCTCAATTAATCGGAAAATCGGGAATTGCGGACGGTCATAAAATTGTGACTTGGATTGGTGGCGGAAAAGATTTGCAAAAGGAATTTCCGAATTTAAAAGTGCAAGACGACAGTTTGGTAACATTTGTTGAGGACGGAAAATTTAGCTCATCGAATGGGAATTTAGCAAGTTATATTTCTGCATTGAATTTAGTAGAAAAAATGACCAGTTTAGAACATAGAAAATTTGTAGAAAGTTATTTATATCTCGACCGACTTCAAAATTGGAACGAGTAA
- a CDS encoding DUF3095 family protein — protein sequence MKNTKFYTELKKSKKPLVELLSNESNFLDVPQTWHVVVVDIQNSTQAVVDGNHHQVNLTATGSIISVLNTVRKLKKNIEIPYFFGGDGATFLIPYSLKDKVIAVLDNYSLHIKRKTNLVLRVGHVPVKNLLSDQCHLKIAKLQLTQRLTIPIILGNGLHKAEEIIKSNFKELPHSTFNKSLLNLEGMECRWEEVNPDQNQAKVVCLLLDAVEEKAQREVYKEVLSKMDEIFGTFNDRQPIKSERLKLDVSLYKIWEEMKVSLADKSWSYFLKNWIKTNIGRAYFSLSKSGKQYLKQIGQLSHSFMLDGMINTIFTAEQDKIDHFISFLDELEAEHKIIYGIHVTHASVMSCYVLDMKTSHSHFVDGTEGGYTSAAKMLKVKKKTKSH from the coding sequence ATGAAAAATACCAAATTCTATACTGAGCTTAAAAAGTCGAAGAAACCTTTAGTGGAATTGCTATCGAATGAATCTAACTTTTTAGATGTGCCCCAAACTTGGCACGTTGTCGTAGTAGATATTCAAAACTCTACGCAAGCCGTGGTAGATGGTAATCATCATCAAGTAAATTTAACGGCAACCGGTAGTATTATTTCGGTACTGAATACAGTACGCAAATTAAAAAAGAATATAGAGATTCCGTATTTTTTTGGTGGTGATGGCGCCACCTTCCTTATACCGTACAGCTTAAAAGATAAAGTGATAGCCGTACTTGACAATTACAGTTTACATATTAAAAGAAAGACCAATTTAGTATTAAGAGTAGGTCATGTTCCTGTAAAAAATCTGTTATCCGACCAATGTCATCTTAAGATTGCAAAACTCCAATTAACACAACGCTTAACTATCCCCATTATATTAGGCAATGGCTTACACAAAGCTGAAGAAATCATTAAATCTAATTTTAAGGAACTACCACATTCAACTTTCAATAAAAGCCTATTGAATTTAGAAGGGATGGAATGTAGATGGGAAGAAGTGAATCCTGACCAAAATCAAGCAAAAGTGGTGTGCTTGCTGTTAGATGCCGTAGAGGAAAAAGCACAACGAGAAGTTTATAAAGAGGTGTTATCTAAAATGGATGAAATTTTCGGAACCTTTAATGATCGGCAACCCATAAAAAGCGAACGCCTAAAACTAGATGTCAGCTTGTATAAAATATGGGAAGAAATGAAGGTAAGTCTCGCGGATAAAAGTTGGTCGTACTTTTTAAAAAATTGGATCAAAACCAATATTGGTCGTGCATACTTTAGTCTTTCTAAAAGCGGCAAGCAGTATTTAAAGCAAATTGGTCAATTATCCCACTCATTTATGTTAGATGGTATGATAAATACTATTTTTACCGCAGAGCAAGATAAAATAGATCACTTTATTAGCTTTCTTGATGAATTAGAGGCAGAACATAAAATAATATACGGCATTCATGTAACGCACGCCTCAGTAATGTCATGCTACGTATTGGACATGAAAACCAGCCACTCCCATTTTGTGGACGGAACCGAAGGCGGATACACCTCTGCAGCGAAAATGCTGAAAGTCAAGAAAAAGACAAAATCCCATTAA